One Eubacterium sp. AB3007 genomic window, TGTCATCATAGCTTACAGGGGGAACAAAGACCTCTGGCCAGATGGCGTTGGCTCCTTTTGGTGTCCGCGATGTCTTTTGCTGCGGTTTTCTTCTGGCAAGTATGCGTGTTTTTCCTGCACAAATCCGGATGGATCGATCTTCGTTACCGGATCAATTGGCCGCTGGATGTCTATTGGCTGTTGCTTTGTGTCTGTGTCAGGAGGATCACGGGAGAGGAGACCAAGCGGGCGGATAGCCGGATGATCGCAGAGGCGCTGCAGAAGGTGGCCGGCGAAGAGAGAACAAAGCCCGTTTCCGAAGACGAGGCCGTGACCGCCGAGAGATTCTGCAGACGGTATGGTTTGACGGGGAGGGAGAGTGAGATCACGGAGCTGATCCTGAAGGGAAAGGGGAACCAGGAGATCGCGGAAACCTTGTTCATCAGCGTCGGCACCGTCAAGCACCACGTACACAATATTTTTGTAAAGTTAGAGATCGAGAGGCGCAGTCAGCTGATGCGGGCGTTTATCGACTTCCGGGAGGAGGAGTGATATGTGGAGTCATCTGTTTGATCTTGGGAGTCCTCTGATAGGACCGGATAATACATGGGGGCTTTGGACGGTCTGCGTTCTCGGAGCCACTCTTACCATCTGCCTGGAGCAAAGATATCGCCTTGCAGCCAAAATGACAGGGGCGCTGATCGCCTTGGTCATAGCCATGCTTCTGTCAAGCCTAAGGGTCATCCCTATGGAATCCCCTGTATGGGATTCGGTCTGGACATTTGTCGCGCCTCTGTCGCTGCCGCTGGTTTTGCTGGGGTGCGATGTCCGGCAGATGGGGAGAGAGGCAGGCCAGATCCTCAAGTGCTTTCTGGTGGGATCTGTTGGGACCGCTCTGGGAACTATGATCGGGTTTCTGTTGCTGAAGGATCGTATTCCGGAACTGGAAAAACTAGTGGGCGTGTTCACCGCCACCTATACCGGAGGGGCGATCAATTTTGATGCCGTTGGAAGGGCGCTGGACGTCTCACGAGAAGTGCTGTCGGCGGCAACGGTGGCAGACAACATGGTCATGGCCCTGGTATTTGCCATTCTGATGATCATTCCCTCCATGGGCTTCTTCCGCAGGCACTTTCACCACCCCTTCATCGATGACAATGAGGCGGATGCGGGGGCAGAGGAAAGTCGGGGAACAAGGCCGTATATCCCTGCCTACTCCCGTCGCAGCCAGATTGCGCTGAAGGATATCGCGCTGTCGCTCTCTGTCGCACTGGTGATCGTGGGGGTCTCCAGGCTCCTCGGAGGCTGGTGTGGAGACTTGCTGCCACAGGGCAACACCCTCGTGCGGATCGTGCATATCCTGTTTAGCAATGAGTATACCTGGATCAGTGCGATCTCCATCAGCTGCGCAACTCTGAAGCCGGGAATCTTCGGAGCGATCCATGGGGCCAGAGAGATAGGGGTCTTTTTGATCTACATCTACTTCTTCACCCTGGGGGTGCCGGCTTCCATTCCACTGCTGCTGAGTGGCTCCGTCATGCTGCTCGTGTTTGCGTTGGTCGTGGTGATCACCAACATGCTGTGTTGCTTTCTGTTCGGCAGGATCTTTCGCTGCCCATTGGAAGATATCATCCTTGCGGTCAACGCCTGTATCGGCGGCCCCACCACGGCAGCTGCCATGGCCGGGGCGAAGGGATGGAATTCTCTGGCAGGTCCCGCGATCCTGGTGGGGGTCCTCGGCTACGCGCTGGGCAGCTATCTGGGTCTGATGGCAGGTGGATTCCTTTGTGCATGAGACAAGTCTGATAAAATACAACTAAAGTTCAGGGAAGTTTGGTCGAAGGTTCATTGCTGAAAGGACAGAGATATATAACAATATACATATTATCTGTTATTTTGCATAATCGAAAGGAGTATCGAGTATGCTGAGTTCATTATTCCAAAGCGCTCTGGGAAGAGAAACGCTGGTGGCCGCAGACGATACCTGGGCACTGTTGTTTGTCCTGGTGGTCAGTGTGGGCATTGCCATATACCTGGAGCAGAAGTATGACTGGGCCTCCAAGATCTCGGGTGCCATCATAGCACTGATCTTTGCACTGGTCCTGTCCAACCTTGCCATCATCCCCACAAGTTGCGTGCTGTATGATGATATCATCTGGGGGTATGCCGTTCCTATGGGAATCCCGCTCCTGCTGCTGCAGTGTAACATGAAGAGGATCTGGAAAGAAACGGGCCGAGTCATGGTCATCTTTCTGATCGGTGCAGTGGGAACCGTCTGCGGTGCATTCATCGCCTATGGTCTGCTGCACAACGTGGTGCCGGAGGCAGCCGGTGTTGCGGCTATGATGACTGGTTCATATATCGGAGGTGGCGTGAATTTCGCGGCTCTGGCGGGGCAGTTTGAGATTAGCGGAGAGACCGTGGGTGCTACCACCGTGGCGGATAATCTGCTGATGGCACTGTATTTCTTTGTGCTGATCTTCATCGCCGGTACCAATTTCTTCCGGAGCAGGTTTCCACATCCTCACATCGATGCCGTAGAGGCACAGGAGATCGATGAGTCCAAGACACAGGCAGCTGCTTACTGGGGGAGGAAGGATATTTCTCTAAAGGACATCGCAATCAACATTGCCTACAGCGTTGTGATCGTATTTCTGGCACAGCTTATCGCCAGCGGGATCGCGGCGGTGATCCCCACCAGCAACCCGGTACTGGAAATCTGCAATGTATTCTTTGGCAGCCAGTATGTCTGGATCACCACACTGTCTATGATCGTGGCCACCTTTGGAGAAAAGCAGGTGGAGAAGCTGAACGGGTCACAGGAGATCGGGACGTACTTCATCTATCTGTTCCTCTTTGTCATCGGTGTGCCGGCTTCCATCGTCAAGATCATTACAGAAACGCCATCGCTGCTGTTGTTCACAGCGATCATGGTTCTGGTCAACATGGTGTTCTGCTTTGTGGCAGGGAAACTACTTCGCTTCGATCTGGAGGACTCGATCCTTGCGTCCAACGCCAACATCGGTGGGCCGACGACAGCTGCAGGCATGGCCATCTCACAGGGATGGAGCCAGCTGGTGGGTCCCATCATGCTGGTAGGAACCTTCGGATATGTGGTAGGTACCTACCTTGGTGTTGTGGTTGGCGGTATTTTAGGCGCATAGTCGCATAGGAAAGGATGGTCACATGAAAGTAGAATATAGCAAGCCGATTCCGGTGGTAGAGGATCCTGCGCCATCGAAGGAGGTGCTGTTTGAAGACGAGGCCATGGTACCTGTGGAAGAGACTGAGAGGCTCGATATCAAGATGATGTATCCGCTTCTTGGTTTCCGTCACGGGGATCCCCGCTGCATGTTGAGAGAAACCGTGCATGGGATGCTGCAGGCCGCAGCCGATCTGTTGCCGGAAGGTTACCGCCTAAGGGTCTGGGATGCGTGGCGGCCCTTCGCGCTTCAGCAGGAACTGTTTGAAGTCTACAGCGTAGACATCGTGAAGGAGTTCCGACTGGAGAAGCTTAGTGTTGAGGAGAGGGAGGATTTTGTGGCGAAGTTTGTCTCTATTCCCATTCCAGACCAGGATTATCCGCCGCTGCACACCACAGGCGGTGCGGTGGATGTGACGATCCTGGATCCGGCGGGGAAGGAACTCGCCTTCGGCTGCGATTTCGACGCGTTTACAGACAAGACGCGAACGGCGTATTTTGAGAGCGATGCCGGTGCAGCCTCTCCGGAAGCCGCGATGTTCAGGGATAATCGCAGGATGCTGTATAACGTGATGCTCGCCGCGGGATTCACCAATCTGCCCTCTGAGTGGTGGCATTTTGATTACGGTGACAAAATCTGGTCGGCCATCACAGGTAAGCCGGCCAAGTACCACGGGGAGTTCCTGATCCCCTAGCAGGATCGAAAAATACGGTGTTGACAGATGAGGTGAGGAGTGGTATACTCTTTGGGTAGTGAAGAAGAAGTTATCCGCTTCTCACCTTTCAGACGATATACAGTTTGTTGGGTCGATATGGAAAGACAAGAACTGGTTGTTTTTTTGCGGCGGATACAGAGGTATCCGTTTTTTAGTAGGAGGTAGGAACCATTAGCAAGACAAACAGAATCAACGAAGAGATTCGTGCCAAGGAACTGAGAGTCATCGACAGCAATGGAGAGATGATCGGTATCATCAGCCGGAACGAGGCTTTGTCTCTGGCTGAGGAGAGAAAACTGGATCTTGTGGAGATCTCACCGAATGCCAATCCGCCCGTCGCAAAGATCCTGGACTACGGTAAGTATCGTTACGACATGCAGAAACGAGAGAAGGAAGCCAAGAAGAAACAGAAGACCATCCAGGTCAAGGAGATTCGTCTGAGCACCTTCATCGAGGAGCATGATGTGCAGGTGAAGGCCAAGACTGCATGCAAGTTCCTGAAGGATGGGGACAAGGTCAAGGTCAGTCTGCGATTCCGTGGACGTGAGCGTGATTACGTGAACAAAGGCCGCGATGTGATGAACGCTTTTGCGGATGCATGCGCAGAAGTGGGAGTGGTGGACAGGAAGCCTTCGTTTGAGGGCAGAAGCCTCACCATGTTCCTTTCACCGAAACCTGCAGAAAAACAGAAAAAGTCAAAAGACAAGGATAACGGAAAGTAATAACTGAACTAGGAGGAGATACCAATGGCAAAGAACAAGATGAAGTCCCATAGGGGCGCATGCAAGAGACTGAAGCTGACCGGTTCCGGAAAGATCCAGAGACATAAGGCTTACAAGAGCCACATCCTGACCAAGAAGACCCCGAAGAGAAAGATGGGGCTCCGCAAGTCTACCGTACTGACCAGTGCGGATCACAAGAGAATGTTAAGGTCTATGGCTAAATAGTAGGAGGGGTTTACAATGGCAAGAGTAAAGAAGGGTGTCAACGCCCATAAGAGACATAAGAAGATTCTGAAGCAGGCGAAGGGTTTCTACGGACAGAAGAGCAAGGTTTTCCGTGCAGCGAACCCGGCAGTGATGAGATCTCTGCGTTCTGCATACATCGGCAGAAAGCTCAAGAAGAGAGACTATCGTAAGGTCTGGATCGCCAGAATCAACGCAGCTGCCAGAATGAACGGCATCAGCTACAGCCGTCTGATGGATGGCCTGAAGAAGAGCGGCATCGAGATCAACCGCAAGATGCTCTCTGAGATGGCGATCTACGACGCAGCAGGATTCGCCACTCTGTGCGAGACTGCCAAGGCTGCCTGCGGAAAATAATCACAGGACAACAACCGCCGCTTTCATGCGGCGGTTTCATCGTATTCGGAGGAATGACCATGAATTTCAAGGATAAGAAGATTCTGATCGGCATCAGCGGAGGCATTGCGGCCTACAAGATCGCCAGTCTGGTGTCCCGTCTGAGCCAGGAGGGAGCAGAGGTGCACGTGATCATGACGGAGCATGCCTGCGAGTTTATCTCGCCGTTGACCATGGAGACCCTGAGTGGCCAGAAATGCTGCACTGATACTTTTGACCGAAGTCGGCCCTTTGAGGTGGAACACATCGAGGTGACTAAGGATGCGGATCTGTATCTGATCGCGCCAGCCACCGCCAATGTCATTGCCAAAGTCGCCTGTGGCATCGCCGATGATATGCTGACTACCACATTCCTGGCGGCGGACTGCCCCAAGATGGTAGCCCCTGCCATGAACACCAGGATGTACAGCAATCAGATCACTCAGGACAACCTGGACAGGCTCAGAAAGTACGAGATTGAGGTGATCGATCCCATGGTGGGGCACCTGGCATGCGGAGATACAGGGGCAGGGAAGATGCCCTCTCCGGAGGATCTCTACGCGGCCATGGAGCGTCGCATCGCCAGAAAGAAAGATCTGGCAGGCAAGCGGGTGCTGGTGACCGCCGGTGCTACCTGCGAATCCATGGATCCTGTCCGCTTTATCACCAACCATTCCAGCGGGAAGATGGGATTTGCCATGGCCAAGGAATGCATGCTCCGAGGTGCGGAGGTGATCCTGGTGAAGGCAGCCACCACGGCGACCCCACCCCAGTTCTGTCAGATCGCGGAGGCAAAGAGTGCTGAGGAGTTGTTCAAGACGGTCAAACGACTGGCGGTGAATGCGGATGTGGTGATCATGGCAGCAGCGGTTGCGGATTACACTCCTGCAGAGTACGTGGACCACAAAGTCAAAAAGAAGGACGGAGAACTCTCTGTCGAGCTGAAGCGTACGGTGGATATCCTGGCGCATATTGGTGCACGGAAACGTCCGGAGCAGTTCTTCTGCGGTTTTTCCATGGAGACAGAGAACCTGATCGAGAATTCCACTGCAAAGCTACAGAAGAAGAACCTGGATATGATCATCGCCAATAGTCTGGTAGATGCAGGGTCCGGCTTCCAGACGGACACCAACAAGGTGACCATCATCCGTCCGGAGGGAGTAGAACGCTGCGAACTGATGAGCAAGGAGATGGTGGCAAAGACCGTTATCGACCGGATCGCAGATGAAATCAATGGGTAATGGAATGATAGAAAAGATCATAGGGCAATTCCGGCGAGGGGCGCCGGGATTGCCCGTTTGTTTTGTTCGGTCCGGCTTTGTGAAATTATCTCCCAACACATACCCTTCTTTTTGGTAGAGCCGTGCTCTGGTTCCGAAGTCAAGCCGATAGGATTCCAAAGCAAGGCCACCAAGATGTTCGATGATGATGATTGATCCGTCGTAACACTGGATCATGAAATCCGGATACAGATTTCTCTCATTTCCCCAGTCATCGGTGACAATGAGAAGGCATTCGTAGCGAAATGGGATCCCTGCAGCCAGCAGAAGATTGTACCAGATGACCTCGCCCTTTGATCGAAGACGTGTGCCTTCGATAGCATAGTTCTCTGCGTCTCGGAACTCCTGGGGGTTGCGTGGGTAGTCTGCCGCCGCCCATGCTTTCAATTCCTCCATCCGTTGGTCGACAAAGCCTGTTTTGCATATCTCGCGACAGAGTTTTGGCATTCGTGCATAGACGCCTTCCACCGAGTCATCCCAAAGATCTGTCATTGTTTGCTCCAGGATCGGCCGGTTGTGATCGAGAATTTCTTTGAAAGTGCGCTGGTAGATGATCTGTAAAACCTTTAGCAGGTCTTGGGAGTTTTCTTTGCCCAGATAGGTACGGATCCGCTTTCCACCTTTGTCGGTGGAAAGGTAGTAGTAGGCATGTTTGCCGACCTTTTTTCGTTCGATGAAACCAGCAATGTCAGCGTTTCCATTTTTGTCCAGCAACTGGGAGATCCTCTGGTTTCGCTTCAGTTCGTTTTTTACGCTCCTTTTGACGGGTATGGATCATTCGGATGCCTCCTCTCTCTAATCGCCTGTTTTTGGTTTAGGTAAGTATTTAAAAATATATGGGTCAGGCGTCCCTATGTATATGATAATCCTTACCTAGATCATCCTCTTGACAACCTGACAATTGGTGCTATAATCAATTTGCAACTTAGTTGCAAATCTTATATTCAGTCGTTTATCCACTGCGGAGTTTCGAGGACTTTCCACGAACTGCGGAACTGAGGAGTTATATATGCAGGAAGCACTGTTAGAATCACTTATAGATAGCATTAAACTGATCCCTTTCCTCCTTGTGACCTATCTGGCCATGGGGATGCTGGAACGAGCGGCCAGTGAGCGGTCAAAGAAAATCATCAGAAAGGCAGGCGTAGTTGGGCCGGTCTGGGGTGCGCTGATCGGCGTGATTCCCCAGTGCGGGTTTAGTGCTGCGGCCTCCTTCTTTTATGTGGAGAAAGCCATCACGCTGGGAACGCTGATCTCGATCTATATGGCCACCTCGGATGAGATGCTCCCGATCTTCCTGTCGGAGCACGTGGCAGCATCCACCATTGTGGGGATTCTGGTAGCCAAGGTGGTCATCGGCATGGTCAGTGGTTTTCTGATCGAGGCGATGTTCGGATGGATGGCACGTAGACGCCGGATCCCTGCGGATTTCAGTGGTGAACTGGGGACCGGCTGCGGGTGCGCAGCAGATCTTCTCATCGATTCTGTGCGGAAGACCATGCAGGTGTGGTTTTTTATTCTCATCGTATCTGTGGGAATCAGTATCATCATGGAAGCGGTGGGACAGCAGGCTATCTCCAGCCTCATCGGCAATGTGCCGGTGGTGGGTGAAGCGGTGGCAGGCCTGGTAGGGTTGATCCCCAACTGTGCAGCCTCTGTGATCATCACGCAACTCTATATTGATGGAGTTATCGGGGCAGGACCCATGATGACCGGTCTGTTGGCCAGTGCCGGTGTGGGGCTGTTGGTACTTTTCCGGGAGCATCACAACCCACGACACGATCTTCGCATCGTGGGGCTGCTATACATAGTGAGCGTGACCTGGGGCGTTGTGATCGAACTCCTGGGTATCAGTTTTTGAGAGGTGTGTGATGGGGAAAACCTACAAAACCGAAGGGCGAAAGAAGATCATGGATATCCTGCGTCAGTCTGGTGGGGTTCCTCTCAGTGTCCCGCAGATCGAGGGGAAACTGCAGGAGGGAGGCAGTCCACTCAACAAGACGACGATCTACCGTTATCTGGACAAGCTGGAGGACAGCGGCGATGTAGTGAAGTACGCAGGCGACGAGGGCAGGAAGGCTTTGTTCCAGCTGGTGGACAGGAAGCACCGTTGCGATCAGCATCTTCATCTGAAGTGTGTGGAATGCGGTGCATTGCTGCACCTGGATGGG contains:
- the rpmI gene encoding 50S ribosomal protein L35, which codes for MAKNKMKSHRGACKRLKLTGSGKIQRHKAYKSHILTKKTPKRKMGLRKSTVLTSADHKRMLRSMAK
- the infC gene encoding translation initiation factor IF-3, with translation MDSNGEMIGIISRNEALSLAEERKLDLVEISPNANPPVAKILDYGKYRYDMQKREKEAKKKQKTIQVKEIRLSTFIEEHDVQVKAKTACKFLKDGDKVKVSLRFRGRERDYVNKGRDVMNAFADACAEVGVVDRKPSFEGRSLTMFLSPKPAEKQKKSKDKDNGK
- the rplT gene encoding 50S ribosomal protein L20, producing the protein MARVKKGVNAHKRHKKILKQAKGFYGQKSKVFRAANPAVMRSLRSAYIGRKLKKRDYRKVWIARINAAARMNGISYSRLMDGLKKSGIEINRKMLSEMAIYDAAGFATLCETAKAACGK
- a CDS encoding LuxR C-terminal-related transcriptional regulator — translated: MQGILVYIYNITLLILFMQSAEVCLYAWKKTGAEWIRDLKWIFLLLLGECVVTFAFDMGLIQSDFHGMEGLYLWVRVGVEACLCLLILRMATHLTESCPIVLYILFAICLGLALAPLFFPVPKTFSSATLSVLYIPMFALAFYLCHHSLQGEQRPLARWRWLLLVSAMSFAAVFFWQVCVFFLHKSGWIDLRYRINWPLDVYWLLLCVCVRRITGEETKRADSRMIAEALQKVAGEERTKPVSEDEAVTAERFCRRYGLTGRESEITELILKGKGNQEIAETLFISVGTVKHHVHNIFVKLEIERRSQLMRAFIDFREEE
- a CDS encoding M15 family metallopeptidase translates to MKVEYSKPIPVVEDPAPSKEVLFEDEAMVPVEETERLDIKMMYPLLGFRHGDPRCMLRETVHGMLQAAADLLPEGYRLRVWDAWRPFALQQELFEVYSVDIVKEFRLEKLSVEEREDFVAKFVSIPIPDQDYPPLHTTGGAVDVTILDPAGKELAFGCDFDAFTDKTRTAYFESDAGAASPEAAMFRDNRRMLYNVMLAAGFTNLPSEWWHFDYGDKIWSAITGKPAKYHGEFLIP
- a CDS encoding DUF819 domain-containing protein is translated as MLSSLFQSALGRETLVAADDTWALLFVLVVSVGIAIYLEQKYDWASKISGAIIALIFALVLSNLAIIPTSCVLYDDIIWGYAVPMGIPLLLLQCNMKRIWKETGRVMVIFLIGAVGTVCGAFIAYGLLHNVVPEAAGVAAMMTGSYIGGGVNFAALAGQFEISGETVGATTVADNLLMALYFFVLIFIAGTNFFRSRFPHPHIDAVEAQEIDESKTQAAAYWGRKDISLKDIAINIAYSVVIVFLAQLIASGIAAVIPTSNPVLEICNVFFGSQYVWITTLSMIVATFGEKQVEKLNGSQEIGTYFIYLFLFVIGVPASIVKIITETPSLLLFTAIMVLVNMVFCFVAGKLLRFDLEDSILASNANIGGPTTAAGMAISQGWSQLVGPIMLVGTFGYVVGTYLGVVVGGILGA
- a CDS encoding DUF819 domain-containing protein, whose product is MWSHLFDLGSPLIGPDNTWGLWTVCVLGATLTICLEQRYRLAAKMTGALIALVIAMLLSSLRVIPMESPVWDSVWTFVAPLSLPLVLLGCDVRQMGREAGQILKCFLVGSVGTALGTMIGFLLLKDRIPELEKLVGVFTATYTGGAINFDAVGRALDVSREVLSAATVADNMVMALVFAILMIIPSMGFFRRHFHHPFIDDNEADAGAEESRGTRPYIPAYSRRSQIALKDIALSLSVALVIVGVSRLLGGWCGDLLPQGNTLVRIVHILFSNEYTWISAISISCATLKPGIFGAIHGAREIGVFLIYIYFFTLGVPASIPLLLSGSVMLLVFALVVVITNMLCCFLFGRIFRCPLEDIILAVNACIGGPTTAAAMAGAKGWNSLAGPAILVGVLGYALGSYLGLMAGGFLCA
- a CDS encoding Fur family transcriptional regulator; this translates as MGKTYKTEGRKKIMDILRQSGGVPLSVPQIEGKLQEGGSPLNKTTIYRYLDKLEDSGDVVKYAGDEGRKALFQLVDRKHRCDQHLHLKCVECGALLHLDGPTMSTLAEQVYTEHGFMIQCRNSVIYGLCQECLKKEWMSD
- the coaBC gene encoding bifunctional phosphopantothenoylcysteine decarboxylase/phosphopantothenate--cysteine ligase CoaBC, producing MNFKDKKILIGISGGIAAYKIASLVSRLSQEGAEVHVIMTEHACEFISPLTMETLSGQKCCTDTFDRSRPFEVEHIEVTKDADLYLIAPATANVIAKVACGIADDMLTTTFLAADCPKMVAPAMNTRMYSNQITQDNLDRLRKYEIEVIDPMVGHLACGDTGAGKMPSPEDLYAAMERRIARKKDLAGKRVLVTAGATCESMDPVRFITNHSSGKMGFAMAKECMLRGAEVILVKAATTATPPQFCQIAEAKSAEELFKTVKRLAVNADVVIMAAAVADYTPAEYVDHKVKKKDGELSVELKRTVDILAHIGARKRPEQFFCGFSMETENLIENSTAKLQKKNLDMIIANSLVDAGSGFQTDTNKVTIIRPEGVERCELMSKEMVAKTVIDRIADEING
- a CDS encoding arsenic efflux protein — protein: MQEALLESLIDSIKLIPFLLVTYLAMGMLERAASERSKKIIRKAGVVGPVWGALIGVIPQCGFSAAASFFYVEKAITLGTLISIYMATSDEMLPIFLSEHVAASTIVGILVAKVVIGMVSGFLIEAMFGWMARRRRIPADFSGELGTGCGCAADLLIDSVRKTMQVWFFILIVSVGISIIMEAVGQQAISSLIGNVPVVGEAVAGLVGLIPNCAASVIITQLYIDGVIGAGPMMTGLLASAGVGLLVLFREHHNPRHDLRIVGLLYIVSVTWGVVIELLGISF